Proteins from a genomic interval of Pseudoalteromonas sp. MEBiC 03607:
- a CDS encoding iron ABC transporter permease, whose translation MHVKFSLSRWQVLAWLIGLLLVTPLGFLLFESLQGGSDVFQHLFDTVLWDYTRNTLVLIAGVGLLSCVIALPLAWLTAYCEFPGRKHFEWALMLPLAMPTYLIAYVYTDLLDYAGPVQIALRDWFDWQSPDDYWFFDIRTLPGAIIMIALVLYPYLYLIFKTALREQSFKLVQASQLMGLSPLQSFLRVSLPLGRGAIVAGVTLISMEAMADFATVNYFAVSTLTTAVYDTWLGYYSLTAAAKISGIMLLILFLTIMVERFSRRNQAVYERQSSINSATLYRLKGSTAWAASLVCTVVLVLAFVLPVGVLVKYAIVYADEAWNGAFFNYAWQSFKVAIVVSLVTILLSLLVLFYQRIAKQAYPLIPGRLASTGYALPGTVLAIAVLLPLTQIDDALNQWLEPIGLSPGLLLSGTLFAMIFAYIVRFYAIAHGALESSFLRISPSLDMASQSMGKSAFQTLYKVHLPLLKRGILTAGLLVFIECMKELPAALLLRPFNFETLATHVFQYVSDEQLELASISALFIVLVGLIPLYFVNRSMEQNHS comes from the coding sequence ATGCATGTGAAGTTTTCGTTGTCGCGTTGGCAAGTATTGGCTTGGCTAATCGGTTTGCTACTTGTTACGCCACTAGGTTTTTTATTGTTTGAATCTCTGCAAGGTGGTTCGGATGTCTTTCAGCACCTTTTCGATACTGTGCTGTGGGATTATACGCGTAATACCCTTGTACTCATAGCTGGGGTTGGGTTATTGAGCTGTGTTATTGCGCTGCCGCTTGCGTGGTTGACTGCGTACTGTGAATTTCCTGGTCGAAAACACTTTGAATGGGCACTGATGCTGCCTTTGGCAATGCCAACTTATCTCATTGCTTATGTTTATACGGACTTACTTGATTATGCTGGGCCTGTACAAATTGCGCTCAGGGACTGGTTTGATTGGCAGTCACCCGATGATTATTGGTTTTTTGATATTCGAACTTTGCCGGGTGCAATTATTATGATTGCATTAGTGCTGTATCCGTATCTTTATCTTATTTTTAAAACGGCCTTAAGAGAGCAATCTTTTAAATTAGTGCAAGCTAGTCAGTTAATGGGGTTATCGCCATTACAAAGCTTTTTACGGGTAAGTTTACCGCTTGGTCGAGGGGCAATTGTGGCAGGAGTTACGTTAATCAGTATGGAAGCTATGGCTGATTTTGCCACTGTTAATTACTTTGCAGTGAGCACACTAACGACCGCTGTTTACGATACCTGGCTTGGCTATTATTCATTAACCGCTGCGGCAAAAATATCAGGCATTATGCTGCTTATTTTGTTTCTCACTATTATGGTTGAGCGCTTTAGTCGTCGTAATCAAGCTGTGTATGAACGCCAGTCGAGCATTAACAGCGCAACTTTATATCGCTTAAAAGGTAGCACAGCATGGGCTGCAAGTTTAGTCTGCACAGTTGTGCTGGTACTTGCTTTTGTCTTGCCAGTTGGAGTGCTTGTTAAATACGCTATTGTTTATGCGGATGAAGCATGGAATGGGGCATTTTTTAATTATGCTTGGCAGAGCTTTAAAGTCGCCATTGTTGTCAGCCTAGTGACAATCCTTCTTAGCTTGTTGGTACTGTTTTATCAGCGTATTGCTAAACAAGCGTATCCACTTATTCCGGGGCGTTTAGCAAGTACGGGTTATGCGCTACCGGGTACGGTACTGGCGATTGCGGTATTGTTACCACTAACACAAATTGATGATGCACTTAATCAATGGCTTGAACCAATAGGTTTATCGCCGGGCTTACTTCTGAGTGGGACATTATTTGCGATGATTTTTGCGTATATTGTGCGCTTTTACGCGATTGCACATGGCGCCCTTGAAAGCAGCTTTTTACGTATTAGCCCTTCTCTTGATATGGCAAGTCAATCTATGGGTAAAAGTGCATTTCAAACCTTGTATAAAGTACATCTGCCTTTACTTAAACGCGGCATTTTAACCGCTGGGCTTCTGGTATTTATTGAATGTATGAAAGAGCTACCCGCGGCCTTGTTATTACGACCGTTTAATTTTGAAACTCTTGCAACTCATGTTTTTCAATATGTTAGTGATGAGCAGTTAGAGTTAGCGTCTATCTCGGCCCTGTTTATTGTGTTAGTCGGGCTTATTCCTTTGTATTTCGTTAATCGTTCGATGGAGCAAAATCATTCATGA
- a CDS encoding Fe(3+) ABC transporter substrate-binding protein, giving the protein MKKTALLILTTLMSTSALSADVVNIYSFRQPFLIQPILDDFTKQTGIKTNVVFAKKGLIERVKREGKHSKADLVLTSNFSALIQLEDLGLTQSIKSDVIDANVPSTFRDADGQWIALTKRVRNVYSSKERVGALADLSYEDLADPKYKGKICTRSGKHPYNLGLVASMVAHHGEAKTKQWLEGVKANLARKPQGNDRAQVKAVKEGLCDLALGNSYYFGKMMQDEQQKSWAEAVNINFPNQTNRGSHINVSGVVMTRYAKNPENALKLIEYMTDNKAQNMYASVNMEYPVKRGVALSEMVASWGEFKEDSLALDEISKYRPVALKLIDEVKFDL; this is encoded by the coding sequence ATGAAAAAAACAGCCTTACTGATTTTGACTACTTTAATGAGTACGTCAGCACTTTCTGCCGATGTGGTTAATATTTATTCGTTTCGTCAACCATTCTTAATTCAGCCAATTTTAGATGACTTCACCAAGCAAACTGGTATTAAAACCAATGTGGTGTTTGCGAAAAAAGGCTTAATTGAACGTGTGAAACGTGAAGGTAAGCACAGCAAAGCTGATTTGGTGCTTACTTCAAACTTTAGCGCACTTATTCAATTAGAAGATCTTGGCTTAACTCAATCAATAAAAAGCGATGTTATAGATGCAAATGTTCCTAGCACATTTCGTGATGCTGATGGCCAATGGATCGCTTTAACGAAACGAGTTCGTAATGTTTACTCTTCAAAAGAGCGTGTTGGCGCACTCGCTGATTTAAGTTATGAAGACTTGGCTGATCCCAAATATAAAGGCAAAATCTGTACTCGCTCAGGTAAGCATCCATACAATTTAGGTTTAGTTGCTTCTATGGTTGCGCATCATGGCGAAGCAAAAACTAAACAATGGTTAGAGGGCGTTAAAGCCAATTTAGCACGTAAGCCACAAGGTAACGACAGAGCGCAAGTCAAAGCTGTGAAAGAAGGATTATGTGATCTGGCATTAGGCAACAGCTACTATTTTGGTAAAATGATGCAAGATGAGCAGCAAAAGTCATGGGCTGAAGCGGTTAATATTAACTTTCCAAACCAAACCAATCGTGGCTCACATATTAATGTTTCGGGTGTTGTTATGACGCGATACGCTAAAAATCCGGAAAATGCCTTGAAACTGATTGAGTATATGACCGACAATAAAGCGCAAAATATGTATGCTTCGGTCAATATGGAATACCCAGTAAAGCGAGGGGTTGCATTGTCTGAGATGGTTGCGTCATGGGGTGAGTTTAAAGAAGATAGTCTTGCTCTTGATGAAATAAGTAAATACCGTCCTGTTGCGTTAAAGCTTATTGACGAAGTAAAGTTTGACTTATAA